From the Conger conger chromosome 13, fConCon1.1, whole genome shotgun sequence genome, the window agcgccacccgctggcaacaggaagtgagccttatattgcattcttaagcattatttttcaatgggttcatgacattcacggtaaatgtgatcagcatgatgctaggatggtcctgacaaaacagatttttgatttactgggatgatatagctatggtcaggcacataaaaaacacatcatgccagacaaacaggaagtggtcatacttaaattctccaatgtctgatgtgactgcaactttacacagatgctcagtgttggagtgtaatcaaatccatattccaaaaacgactcaatgttatagcagcatcatctggaaacaggaattgaccttaatttcgctgaacatcttccgatgtggctgaaaatgtacaaatatgtttatttctggagtgtaatcaaattcaaaaaacatacacggatcaataatatagcgccaccatctggcaacaggaagtgaggcttatatcattgatgcattccaatagcagcgccaacatcttcattgatcaaagggaaattcctgtgcacactatacgttgtccaggaaggtgattatttccaaagtgtgtacatgttgtgaaacatgtcattggcagaactatgccaccaaggcggttgcccccatggggcttgggcccgttcattgctgcttgcagctatatttattattattattcttttttctatatgcaaatgggcctttttgaggtgcttgccatgcataaaaagtctgcgaattttgcacacacatcagaaatgaggaccttcaggatctattagatgctcagacctgggcgtcgctgagggactccacagcgccccctatcgcattgtcatctattgtgggcaggcactttgagctaccttcacaaaattttgtatgcatatagcactcctcggcctaaacacatttcaaattcgcatctaatcaaatatacaaacaggaagtcagctattttggattttgtgcgttttacacgtactgcacttttaagtactcctcctaggggattcatcacattcacaccacctgtggtcagaatggtctcaggatattcatgatgctaaattgccaggatatttttgatagctcaaacgggacggtcttagggaggcgtagaatttttatgtcacgccgcgccaacaggaagtggccgtaatttcatggtctgcactgtctgatctggctgatattttagaaatacgtttattgttggagtataatcacatccatatcccaagaacgggtcaatgttatagcgccaccatctggcaacaggaagtgaggtctttatcatatttgtatgccttcctgctagggcattcatcacattcacacgaaatgtagtcagcatgatcttaggatactcatgaccatatgctgtgaagggatttttgatatctcaaacggtatggaaatggcgagtcgtacagtacacatattgcgtgcaaaaaaatgacttttttttcgacatcgtccgatctggctgatattttccaaatatgttcactgttggagtacaatatgaaatatatacatatcaatcggggcgtggctagacagcgccccctataattattattctcttttttttcaatgtattttgcatttttgaggtgcttgccatggatggaaactcatggaattttgcacacacatgagaagtgttggctgtcaggatgcatcagatgctcagacctgggcgtggccgagggactccacagcgccccctaatgctttgtcttctattgtggacaggcactttgagctaccttcacctaatttggtacgcatgtgggactcctctggacaaccacatttctcattcgcatcgaatcaaatatgtgaacaggaagtcagccattttgaattttgtgcattttacacgtactacacttttaagtactcctcctaggggcttcattgcattcacacgaaatggggtcaaactggtctcacgatagtcataatactaattccaaaggatatttttgatatctcaaacggtatggtcatggcgaggcgtacaattttcatgtcacgccgcgccaacaggaagtagccataaattcatggtctacattgtctgaacttgctgatattttacaaatatgttcactgttagagtgtaatcacatccaaataccaagaagaaatcaatgttatagcgccaccatctggcaacggaagtgaggtttttatcatgtttgtatgcgttcctgctagggtattaatcacattcacaccaaatgtagaaatcatgatcttagaatagtcctgaccctaaatgacgagaggatttttgatatctcaaacggtttggcaatggcgaggcgtataatacacacgttacgcccaaaaacaggaagtgggcttaattccgttctacatcatctgatcgggctgatattttacaaatatattcacttttggagtgcaatcacatccatatccacattcatctgggcgtggctacacagcgccccctatggcttttttctaatattgtggacatatactttcacgtaaatgcaccacgtctggtaggcataagggtctcctcaagacacacacatttctcatttgcatcccttaacttttcccaacaggaagtgagctattttggattttgtgtgtttttaagtgttttttcacgtaccaaactttgaaatactcttcctagggggttcatcacattcacacaaaatgtggtcagcatgatattatagccctgacacacaactatgaactgatttttaatatcttggaatggtatggctctggtcagccttaaaattaacttgtaatgctgctcaaacagttcatgttttaatacaattatgtattaaataatttcaaaaaggtattcaattctacattgcctgattttgaggctacaacttttcacatatgttcattgttggagtgtcatcacatccattaagcaataatagttcactattttcgctggagactcattatatccagtattaaaacttcaaggcaagtcgcaaatgactctcccatttctaatacgcgactgccatctactggcaaaagttggtattgcatatatcttgcaatgacgttcaatgttatttggtttaaaaaaaaccgtgttgtagcattttaaggactcaatacaaaacggctgttcggaaagttagcttgaaaaccaagaagccttattaaggaattcgagccgtttctatttgacttcattcggttgaagtgaatgccgtaacccaattaaatgtaattcgcgtcggaatacacataatagcctacactgtcaacgtgaaataaaaatatatagagctttaaatcgatcctatattgggacatttgttatgatggctggtgcaacgggcattttcggtaccgttgaccataatcgaatgctattatttatatcattacactgaccaagtcctgttaaaaagcacatcacctttgtggaaacagtgaagttgtctacacaatctattctactcacagactaactgtgtcgctgtaacttccccccatttctgatacggggattccattcattggcagaaagtggaacttttatatttttcttccttcaagtgatttttcaacgataggttttttttttttttctagcgagccagtaggcataacgatgtatgatttacagctgcagcctacgtgacaaaatgtattgacaacacccagcccgacgtttctttgcatctattttcatttttgaatagaatatctgaaataaatattaaagacatttaatgactgtctttaactggcaggagagtagcatatatttaaaagagtcaaaagtcaaagagaaacgtttacgtttgagatggctctggtcgaactctgtgttaacatgagaccgttatgttcaacaaaggtatggcatgcaggtcgttgcgagatgacgcgcacgggctaacagcagccagccagtccactgtctgtgtgagtaaaaaaaacaggtcagctacgtttgtttacatgaatagaaaactttcagttaaatcgccatatatgttagtttattttgcttgtcattaaacacgaattaagagaacatacaatttcgctaggaatttttgacttaatatgaaaataccggattgagggcagagacttggcatctcctttagatttggctgaacaaatgcgtttcaggcagcataattaccggtgaaatggaaaagaatgatgctggctaactcgacgtttaatgcaatactatccgacacttcggagagaaattatttaaccaagataaaaggaaacatacaacttttggccaatagatggcgtacgtgtataagagggcagtatagcttaatggttcagacagtggattaagacatgcaaggtccgcggttccatccccggtgcggccacaataaagttgaatagtttctttacgccaatggttttattttgagtgcatatttataaccgaatgacttctcaagcgtaaattgtgcctcccgctgtaaaatctattgaaatttattcatctctgctctccatacaggactggagcatattattacaatgtgcaagcaagaagtaatttttgtttcattctacattgtctgatgtggcagaaacgtcacacatgttcatttttggagtgtaatctcatccatataccaagaaaggctcaatggcatagcgccaccatctggcaacaggaagtggctttaattttacttgacatcttccaatttggctgaaaatgtacaaatatgttaattattggagtgtaatcaaatccataaaccatacacggctcaatactatagcgccaccatctggcaacaggaagtggctttaattttactcgacatcttccaatttggctgaaaatgtacaaatatgttcatttttggagtgaaatcaaatccataaaccatacacagctcaatattatagcgccaccatctggcaataggaagtgaggcttatatcattgatgcattccaatagcagcagcaacatcttcattgatcaaaggggaattcctgtgcacaatattcgttgtccaggaaggtgattatttccaaagtgtgtacatattgtgaaacatgtcattggcacaactgtgccaccaaggcggttgcgcccatggtgcttgggcccgttcattgctgcttgcagctatatttattattattattctttttcttcaggcaaatgggcttttttgagggccttgccatgcgtaaaaagttttgacattttgcacacacatcagaagtggttgctgtcaggagctctcagatgctcagacctgggtgtggccgagggactccacagcgccccctatcgcattgtcttctattgtgggcaggcactttgagctacctgcacctagtttggtggccaaatagcgctcctcggtccaaacacatttctcattcggatctaatcaaatatccaaacaggaagtcagccattttggattttctgagttttacacatactacacttttaagtactcctcctagggggttcatcgcattcacaccaactgtggtcagaatggtctcaggatagtcatgatgctaaattgccaggatatttttgatagctcaaacgggacggtcatggggaggagtacaatttttatgtcacgccgcgccaacaggaagtggccataatttcatagtctacattgtctgatctggctgatattttagaaatttgtttattgttggagtgtaatcacatccatatcccaagaacaggtcaatgttatagcgccaccatctggcaataggaagtgaggtctttaacatatttgtatgcattcctgctagggcattcagcacattcacaccaaatgcggtcagcatgatcttaagatagtccttacgctaagttgtgaagggatttttgatatctcaaacggtatggaaatggcgagtcgtacagtacacatattgcgtgcaaaaaaatgacttttttttcgacatcgtccgatctggctgatattttccaaatatgttcactgttggagtacaatatgaaatatatacatatcaatcggggcgtggctagacagcgccccctataattattattctcttttttttcaatgtattttgcatttttgaggtgcttgccatggatggaaactcatggaattttgcacacacatgagaagtgttggctgtcaggatgcatcagatgctcagacctgggcgtggccgagggactccacagcgccccctaatgctttgtcttctattgtggacaggcactttgagctaccttcacctaatttggtacgcatgtgggactcctctggacaaccacatttctcattcgcatcgaatcaaatatgtgaacaggaagtcagccattttgaattttgtgcattttacacgtactacacttttaagtactcctcctaggggcttcattgcattcacacgaaatggggtcaaactggtctcacgatagtcataatactaattccaaaggatatttttgatatctcaaacggtatggtcatggcgaggcgtacaattttcatgtcacgccgcgccaacaggaagtagccataaattcatggtctacattgtctgatctggctgatattttataaatatgttcactgttagagtgtaatcacatccaaataccaagaagaagtcaatgttatagcgccaccatctggcaacaggaagtgaggtttttatcatgtttgtatttgttcctgctagggtattcatcacattcacaccaaatgtagtcagcatgatcttagaatagtcctgaccctaaatgacgaaaggatttttgatatctcaaacggtttggcaatggcgaggcgtataatacacaagttacacccaaaaacaggaagtgggtttaattccgttctacatcatctgatcgggctgatattttgcaaatatattcacttttggagtgcaatcacatccatatccacattcatctgggcgtggctacacagcgccccctatggcttttttctaatattgtggacacatactttcacgtaaatgcaccacgtctggtaggcataagggtctcctcaagacacacacatttctcatttgcatcccttaacttttcccaacaggaagtgagctattttggattttgtgtgtttttaagtgttttttttcacgtaccaaactttgaaatactcttcctagggggttcatcacattcacacaaaatgtggtcagcatgatattatagccctgacacacaactatgaactgatttttaatatcttggaatggtatggctatggtcagccttaaaattaacttgtaatgctgcccaaataggaaaattatatattaaataatttcaaaaaggtattaaattctacattgcctgattttgaggcaacaacttttcacatatgttcattgttggagtgtcatcacatccattaagcaataatagttcactattttcgctggagactcattatatccagtcttaaaacttcaacgcaagtcgcaaatgactctcccatttctaatacgcgactgccatctactggcaaaagttggtattgtatatatcttgcaatgacgttgagtgttatttggtttaaaaaaaccgtgttgtcgcattttaaggactcaatacaaaacagttgatcggaaagttagcttgaaaaccaagaagccttattaaggaattcgagccgtttctatttgacttcattcgattgaagtgaatgccgtaacccaattaaatgtaattcgcgtcggaatacacataattgcctacactgtcaacgtgaaataaaaatatatagaggtttaaatcgatcctatatttggacatttgttatgatggctggtgcaacgggcattttcggtaccgttgaccataatcgaatgctagcatttatatcattacactgaccaagtcctgttaaaaagcacatttttggttcctttgtggaaacagtgaagttgtctacacaatctattctactcacagactaactgcgtcgctgtaacttccccccatttttgatacggggataggtttttgttttttttctagcagcagtaggcataacgatgtatgatttacagctgcagcctacgtgacaaaatgtattgacaacacccagcccgacgtttctttgcatctattttcattatatgaatagaatatctgaaataaatattaaagacatttaatgactgtctttaactggcaggagagtagcatatatttaaaagagtcaaaagtcaaaaagaaacgttaacgtttgagatggctctggtcgaactccgttatgttcaacaaaggtatggcatgcaggtcgttgcgagatgacgcgcattggctaacagcagccagcctgtccactgtctgtgtgagtcaaaaaacaggtcagctacgtttgtttacatgaatagaaaactttcagttaaatcgccagatatgttagtttattttgcttgtcattaaacacgaattaagagaacatacaatttcgcaaggaatttttgacttaatatgaaaataccggattgagggcagagacttggcatctcctttagatttggctgaacaaatgcgtttcaggcagcataattaccggtgaaatggaaaagaatgatgctggctaactcgacgtttaatgcaatattatccgacacttcggagagaaattatttaaccaggataaaaggaaacatacaacttttggccaatagatggcgtacgtgtataagagggcagtatagcttaatggttcagacagtggattaagacatgcaaggtccgcggttccatccccggtgcggctacaataaagttgaatagtttctttacgccaatggttttattttgagtgcatatttataaccgaatgacttctcaagcgtaaattgtgcctcccgctgtaaaatctatggaaattaattcatctctgctctccatacaggactggagcatattattacaatgtgcaagcaagaagtaatttttgtttcattctacattgtctgatgtggcagaaacttcacacatgttcatttttggagtgtaatctcatccatataccaagaaaggctcaatggcatagcgccaccatctggcaacaggaagtggctttaattttacttgacatcttccaatttggctgaaaatgtacaaatatgttaattatcggagtgtaatcaaatccatgaaccatacacggctcaatattatagcgccaccatctggcaataggaagtgaggcttatatcattgatggattccaatagcagcagcaacatcttcattgatcaaaggggaattcctgtgcacactatacgttgtccaggaaggtgattatttccaaagtgtgtacatattgtgaaacatgtcattggcacaactatgccaccaaggcggttgcgcccatggtgcttgggcccgttcattgctgcttgcagctatatttattattattattattatgattatgttcTTGTTGTAAAATGATTACTAGTATGATTGGATTCCAACTCCTTGACATACAATTCACAACTGTCACAATAGTGGACAAAATTCAGAagtgaatacatttgaataatgaaatattttgcactttaagACTTTAAAGTGACTATAGTTAAGtagaggaacagaaaatatgttgtttaaGGATGATAAAGTTAAGAATGAGATTTAAGTTAAGTGAGATGAAAGAGTACATTACTGGCatagcagcaggaggaggtgcaggttcattacacagtgcagcaggaggtggtgcaggttcattacacacagtgcagcaggaggtgcaggttcattacactacagtgcagcaggaggaggtgcaggttgcTGAGAGTAGCTCTGGTATGTAGCTGAAgcctgtgttgctgtgtgttttcaGCCCCATCTCAGCAGGAGGCTAGCGCAGTGCTCATCCCCTGCACCCCACAGTTCAAGAAGGCCCtgctggagaaggagggggCTGAGGTATGAGCTCACTGGCCCAGTGAACTTCGTCAGGACTGGCCGCAGCTGGGGAATCCTGCTCAGCCTTTTAGACCACCTTAAAAATCCAGCGCAaacgttttattttgttattatcttCTGTATATCAGGGTTCGTAAACCCCAATTCCCGGAGACTGCATGTGAACCAGTCTTGTTGAGCTAACTAGCCAGTTCAATCATAGATTAGAccacaagaaaatattttacctGAGGAAGTTGAGCAAGTTAATGTTAAAATTTcagattatgaaaaaaaaatattgttgtaaTTGATGTAGTTATTTCCAATAAATCCAAAAATACATGTGACCCTGGAATGACGATTCACACCTCTGGTGtctactgtaataataataataataataataataataataataataataaacaacaccAGCTGGTGATTTTGAGGGTTCAGATATATTTTTACACCATGATGATCTTGTGTAGGTGATGGCACAGCGTGATGAACAGTGTAGTGATGATGTGCAGGTTGCTCTAGTTTAACTTAACGGCGGTTCTGGTTTCCTGTTCCATCAGCTTTACCCCATGAAGGAGAAGGGTCAGCGCAAGCGCATGGCTCTGCTCATCAACAATGTCAAGTTTGACCACCTGTCTGAGAGGCGCGGGGCCGAAAAAGATGTAGAAAACATGGAGGAACAACTGAAAGCACTGGACTACACTGTGGAGACACACAGGGATCTGTCTGCCCAGgtacacacaggagagacaccGCCGCCTGGCTGACAAGATACACACAGGAGACACATAGCTAAAGGATCCTTGTGAAATCGACTCCTACAGCATATATATATGGTacctattggactcatatggACTTTGATAATTCACTCATATTTCACAGTGCATCTACATACAGGACATGTGGCTGAGAACTTCACTGGGGAAGGGTGGGAACTGTGTCTTTATCGAGAACATCCTTTTTGGAGAAGAAATGGGTCAAGTCCACGTTCCTGAGCTAATAGAACTAATAAGCGTATGGCTTCAGTTGGGCTGATGTCATGGTCTGTAGCAAGTGGTCGCTGATGTCCCTGGTTATGTGTGCAGTaagctgcatttgtgtgtttgcaggacATCGATGAAGCTGTCAAAAGGTTCTCTCAGCATCAGGCCCATTTGGAGTCGGACAGCACGTTTGTGGTGATCATGTCCCATGGAAAGAGGGATGCCATCTGCGGGATCCACTATAACCCTAAACACCCCCAGGAAAATAACCTCTTCCTCATTGACAATATCttcacacacctcaacacagaGAACTGTGCTGGGCTGCGCAACAAACCCAAAGTCATTGTGATCCAGGCGTGCAGAGGGGgtatgctgtgtgtgaatgtgttattctagaggaaagtgtgtgtgaatgtgttattctagaggaaagtgtgtgtgaatgtgttattctagaggaaagtgtgtgtgtgtgtgaatgtgttattctagaggaaagtgtgtgtgaatgtgttattctagaggaaagtgtgtgtgaatgtgttattctagaggAACGTGTGTGctcaaatgtattattgtaaagtgtgtaaatgtgtgttattctagctgaaagtgtgtgtaaatgtgtgttattcttgctgaaagtgtgtgtaaatgtgtgttattctagctgaaagtgtgtgtaaatgtgtgttattctagctgaaagtgtgtgtaaatgtgtgttattctaGGTGAAATCGGGACAGTCTGGGTGAGTGACAGTGCTTCTGCGCCCAAATCTCTGGAGGATGACGGCATGTGGAGGGAACTCAAGGAGAGAGATTTTGCCTGTCTCATGGCCTGCACCCCTGGTAGGCGTCCATCTTACAGGCAGCCCCATTCCTCCTGAGTCCCTGGGGGTTCCCCAAATGTAGGCCTCAGATCCAACACTCCAGAAATCAACTGGGAAATATTATGTTGGCCAAATAGCAGAATATGACAGAACAGCTACGAGTCACAAGTGTAAGATTTATACTCATTATTGAGTAGCTGCTTAATATATGGTTCATTATAATTGTTATTTCAACCCAAAAGTGGTGACCTTTTATATGTTGCACAACTGtttctcatttttaatttgtaacAAACAACTACAAATAAATGTGTACTGTCTATAATaaattgtatgtgtgcgtatatatatatatatatatatatatattataaataaatatcatcAAAAGGTCTGACTGCATTGTCTCCACTCAGACACCATGGCCTACAGAGATCCTGTCAAAGGAGCCATTTTAATCCAGAAGCTTGTGGAGACCATCAATACACACGCCCACAAGGACCATATTGAGGAACTGTTCCGGAAGGCCAGTATTAATAGCACATTGTCTGATGGAGCCCTAATCCAGCTCTGCCCAAACTAGCCCTTAGGCCTGATTCTCTCAGTTTAAAGAACATGCTGCTGTTTGTTTAATGCTCATTACGGTAGATTTACTGCTCTTATTTCATGTGCAATGGGGCTGCACATTAGCCTCTTGGGATTAACCCTTCATCCCTGATCTTTGCACTTGTGTTGATCTAATAGAAGCTGCTAAATTACAGTAGAGAAATTGTTATTGCAGTTTAATGTGACACTCCCATGTTTATTTCTCCAACAGGTTAGGTATCAGTTTGACGGTTCCAAACGTCAGATGCCAGTCACAGACAGAACGTCTTTGGTCAAGAAGTTCTACTTATTCCCTGGACTGTGATCCCTGCCTTCACCGGCCTATTCCAGATGAATCCACTTTTTAAAATCCAGATTAGTCAACTGCTCTCTTAATCCAGATTAGTCAACTGCTCTCTTAAAACAGATTAGTCCACTGCTTGCTCTGTTAAACCAGATTAGTCCACTGCTTGCTTTCTCTATCCAGATTAGTTATTGGAGGCAGCTCTTGTTGTGTTAATGACATAAAATAGCTCCAATAATACAAATTGTAAGAGACGTGTCCAATGAAATCAATTTTCTATCTGCAAAATGTTTCTGTTCTTATTGATGCTTCTTGTGCTTCTGAGTTGTAAAACAGACCTTACACGTGCTAATATCCAACATGCTTTTCGTGtaactactttttttttaatgcattgtgtcAGAATTGCCATCTTTTGTATTACAAACATACTATGTATGTGTTGCAAAGATATACTTTTTCAACAGACTGTGCTGCAAGTAACACAAAATGAGTCCTTCACTAGGCATGGAGGGCATATGTCAAAGAAAATATCAAAGAAAAagtaatatataatttcaaagagagagagagtaggccCTATGTAATCATGTACTTCAGCAAGTTTATCACATTCAATGagatgggtgtgtggggggtttggacctaaaatgcacgactcagaaaccgtagtgtagtaaagtcccgtcagggctttatttgggtaatatccagagagcgtagtcaaacaagcaatgttcatacacgtaaatatccagccagaaaaccaaagcacagtaccgagggagaaggcagtgtcgtaatcggtacaccatgcaagaagtccggtcgccaggaaagctgtcagcggggcag encodes:
- the LOC133108195 gene encoding caspase-1-like codes for the protein MADKLLFDARKELVERVSSHVLLQLLDDLLQDRVLNDGEKDAVIEENKSTADKARCLLDKVRKRGPKACGKFISRLQERDPDLCELLNLGAVSPPAPPAPSQQEASAVLIPCTPQFKKALLEKEGAELYPMKEKGQRKRMALLINNVKFDHLSERRGAEKDVENMEEQLKALDYTVETHRDLSAQDIDEAVKRFSQHQAHLESDSTFVVIMSHGKRDAICGIHYNPKHPQENNLFLIDNIFTHLNTENCAGLRNKPKVIVIQACRGGEIGTVWVSDSASAPKSLEDDGMWRELKERDFACLMACTPDTMAYRDPVKGAILIQKLVETINTHAHKDHIEELFRKVRYQFDGSKRQMPVTDRTSLVKKFYLFPGL